Proteins encoded in a region of the Pirellulales bacterium genome:
- a CDS encoding GDSL-type esterase/lipase family protein — MRTRIGFLFLVAFATHFLVALATTARAGLLTGDGIGVYGDSMSMQYSFWLPLAPQFNYKISYNGTQYNWVDLLSQNNYNFGPPQTVLGHQFLSYDAAVAGNKSSDLPNQVTTLQPDITAGNIKLVVEMIGANDFDGSEYTTIYNNAANHSYNPLNDPSVVAYMNNVMGFITASVNDTLTENPATHMILATIPDPGVTPEFHSSNPNATQRAAVDTVIQALNQQILALAKAHHFPVIDMFALANRSLTPLTVGGVSMIEAGGTSGKDEFLSDGFHPGTVVQGLLANGILMADHLAYHDPVTYLSDQYILTKASVTHTGPTTFFNVSPFIIVPEPGTLALSGIGLVMIGVGYCQRRRRSTGRAS; from the coding sequence ATGCGAACCAGGATTGGTTTTCTCTTTCTCGTGGCCTTCGCCACGCACTTTCTCGTGGCGCTCGCCACTACGGCCCGCGCGGGCCTGCTCACCGGAGACGGTATCGGCGTCTATGGTGACAGCATGTCGATGCAGTATTCATTCTGGTTGCCACTGGCGCCGCAATTCAATTACAAGATTTCGTACAACGGTACTCAGTACAACTGGGTCGATCTGCTGTCGCAGAACAACTACAACTTCGGCCCGCCCCAGACCGTGCTCGGCCATCAGTTTCTGTCGTACGATGCAGCCGTCGCGGGAAACAAGTCGTCGGATTTGCCCAACCAGGTCACGACGCTGCAGCCTGACATCACGGCGGGCAATATCAAGCTGGTCGTCGAGATGATCGGCGCCAACGATTTCGATGGTTCGGAATATACTACGATCTACAACAACGCCGCGAATCACTCGTACAACCCGCTGAACGATCCCAGCGTCGTGGCGTACATGAACAACGTAATGGGTTTCATCACGGCTTCGGTCAACGACACGCTGACTGAAAACCCGGCCACGCACATGATCCTGGCGACGATTCCGGATCCCGGCGTAACGCCCGAATTCCATTCCAGCAATCCCAACGCCACGCAGCGTGCCGCGGTGGACACGGTGATCCAAGCGTTGAATCAGCAGATTTTGGCGCTGGCCAAGGCCCATCATTTTCCCGTGATCGACATGTTCGCGCTAGCCAATCGATCGTTGACGCCGCTGACCGTCGGCGGCGTGTCGATGATCGAGGCCGGCGGAACCTCGGGCAAGGACGAGTTCCTCAGCGATGGCTTTCACCCCGGCACGGTCGTGCAGGGGCTGCTGGCCAACGGCATCTTGATGGCAGACCACCTTGCCTACCACGATCCGGTCACATACTTGTCCGATCAATACATTCTGACGAAGGCAAGCGTTACGCACACAGGACCTACGACGTTCTTCAACGTCAGTCCGTTCATCATCGTGCCCGAGCCGGGGACGCTTGCATTGTCCGGCATTGGCCTGGTCATGATTGGTGTCGGCTACTGTCAACGCCGGCGAAGATCGACGGGCCGCGCGTCATAA
- a CDS encoding sialate O-acetylesterase — protein MKSRSMVCLALLAGVCGLFAARAGAAVKPAALFSDGAVLQQGVKVPVWGTAADGEKVTVTFQGQSVTATAKDGRWRAELAPLKAGGPFELTIAGENTVKVNNVLVGEVWIASGQSNMQWAVNQSDNPQQVVKDSANPQIRLITIPRRATPQLQPDVDAKWQDCGPATVGDFSAVAYFFGRDLQQQLKVPVGLISTNYGGTPAEAWTSHEALAAEPSLKSLASMPATEGPNSPAGLYNAMIHPLLPYAIRGAIWYQGESNAGRAYEYRTLFPTMIKDWRAKWGQGDFPFLLVQLAPFFKIDFEPKDCAWAELRDAQLYSTQSLPSVGMAVITDYGDEADIHPKWKAPVGGRLALAARALAYGEKIPYSGPEYYEQKVDGNKVVLSFKHTDGGLVARGGSGELYGFTIAGADQKFVNAHAELQGDKVVVSSPAVKEPVGVRMGWANYPLVNLYNGAGLPASPFRTDTFPDSTKPK, from the coding sequence ATGAAGTCTCGCTCAATGGTCTGTTTGGCGCTCTTAGCCGGCGTTTGCGGCCTGTTCGCCGCCCGCGCAGGCGCGGCGGTTAAGCCGGCTGCTCTGTTCTCTGATGGCGCCGTCTTGCAACAGGGCGTGAAAGTTCCCGTCTGGGGCACGGCCGCCGACGGCGAAAAAGTGACAGTCACCTTTCAGGGGCAATCCGTCACGGCCACGGCCAAGGACGGACGCTGGCGCGCGGAGCTCGCACCGCTGAAGGCCGGCGGACCCTTCGAACTAACGATCGCGGGCGAGAACACGGTAAAGGTGAACAACGTTCTCGTCGGCGAGGTGTGGATCGCCAGCGGACAATCGAATATGCAATGGGCCGTGAATCAAAGCGACAATCCTCAGCAGGTGGTCAAGGATTCGGCCAATCCGCAGATTCGCCTGATCACGATCCCGCGCCGCGCCACGCCGCAACTGCAACCGGATGTCGATGCCAAGTGGCAGGATTGCGGCCCGGCGACGGTCGGTGATTTTTCGGCCGTGGCCTATTTCTTCGGTCGCGACCTGCAGCAGCAACTGAAGGTGCCGGTCGGCCTGATCAGCACCAATTACGGCGGTACCCCGGCCGAAGCGTGGACCAGTCACGAAGCTCTCGCCGCCGAACCGTCTCTAAAGAGCTTGGCTTCCATGCCGGCGACCGAGGGTCCGAACAGCCCCGCCGGCCTTTACAACGCGATGATCCACCCATTGCTGCCGTACGCGATCCGTGGCGCCATCTGGTACCAGGGAGAATCAAATGCCGGCCGCGCCTATGAGTACCGCACGCTGTTCCCGACCATGATCAAGGATTGGCGTGCCAAGTGGGGACAAGGGGATTTCCCGTTCCTGCTCGTACAGTTGGCCCCGTTTTTCAAAATCGATTTCGAACCCAAGGACTGTGCTTGGGCTGAGTTGCGTGATGCGCAACTTTACTCGACGCAATCTCTCCCCTCGGTCGGAATGGCCGTGATCACGGATTACGGGGACGAGGCCGACATTCATCCGAAGTGGAAAGCGCCGGTCGGCGGCCGATTGGCCCTGGCCGCCCGCGCGTTGGCCTACGGCGAAAAGATTCCGTACTCGGGTCCCGAGTACTACGAGCAGAAAGTCGACGGCAACAAGGTCGTTCTTAGCTTCAAGCACACCGACGGTGGCCTCGTAGCCCGCGGCGGCAGCGGCGAGTTGTACGGCTTCACGATCGCCGGCGCGGATCAAAAGTTCGTAAACGCCCATGCCGAGCTACAAGGGGATAAGGTCGTCGTCAGCAGCCCGGCCGTGAAGGAACCGGTCGGCGTGCGGATGGGTTGGGCGAACTACCCGCTGGTGAACCTATACAACGGCGCAGGCTTGCCGGCGTCGCCGTTCCGCACCGACACGTTCCCGGACTCGACGAAGCCGAAATAA
- a CDS encoding DUF4465 domain-containing protein, giving the protein MRISLFVALALSAQYAAAVTVDFDDLTLPANSYFSGPMPNSTVVAGPFGPQDVGTFSSGGVAFGNTYDETFGSWSGFAYSNMTDTTTPGFTNQYSAYALAGAGKFAVATGYLDRTANETQLFAFDPNDPTQLAQLPNLALPTGYEIESLDVTNTTYAALSMLNGDSFAKKFGGPTGNDPDYFKLTVYGTDSGGHTLPNSVDFYLADFRFANNALDYIVSNWTTVNLASLSAATHLYFNLSSSDDGDFGMNTPAYFAVDNVQIARVPEPASIVLLASALLCMATFVRRKA; this is encoded by the coding sequence ATGAGAATCAGCTTGTTTGTGGCGCTGGCCTTGTCGGCGCAGTACGCGGCCGCGGTGACCGTCGATTTCGACGATTTGACGTTGCCTGCCAATTCGTATTTCAGCGGCCCGATGCCGAACTCCACGGTTGTCGCGGGGCCGTTCGGCCCGCAGGACGTGGGCACGTTCAGCAGCGGCGGCGTGGCGTTTGGAAATACGTACGACGAGACGTTCGGCAGTTGGAGCGGGTTTGCCTACTCGAACATGACCGACACGACGACCCCCGGTTTCACGAATCAATATAGCGCCTATGCGCTAGCGGGCGCCGGAAAATTCGCCGTCGCCACTGGTTACTTGGATCGGACCGCGAATGAAACGCAGCTTTTCGCGTTCGATCCGAACGATCCGACGCAACTTGCTCAGTTGCCGAATCTGGCTCTGCCCACCGGGTATGAGATCGAGAGCTTGGACGTCACGAACACGACCTATGCCGCACTATCGATGCTCAACGGAGATAGCTTCGCCAAGAAATTCGGTGGACCGACGGGCAATGACCCCGACTATTTCAAACTGACCGTTTATGGAACCGATAGCGGCGGTCACACGCTGCCGAATTCGGTGGACTTCTACCTGGCCGACTTCCGTTTTGCGAACAACGCGCTCGACTACATCGTCAGCAACTGGACGACCGTGAACCTGGCGTCGTTGAGTGCCGCGACGCACCTGTATTTCAACCTGTCGTCTTCCGATGACGGCGATTTCGGCATGAATACGCCCGCGTATTTTGCCGTCGACAACGTCCAGATCGCGCGAGTGCCTGAGCCAGCGAGCATCGTGCTGCTGGCGAGCGCACTGCTGTGCATGGCGACCTTCGTCCGCCGCAAAGCGTAG
- a CDS encoding PEP-CTERM sorting domain-containing protein: MMISKLPGVLLGCCVMAMATVGSAGPYAGISGVTPGAPDNPIPRSAFTTFESSVVNYSPAPGVGAGFQNYQTGVASLGDLYSPVPSPTGSNTPFNKIYAPQSGTEPNSFHDGSAVFSPFDGNVNDPKDTYGFIGVDQPGSITLGFGNNKIVNGPGADFAVFENGFQFPSGNSLLAELAYVEVSSDGTDFARFPSVSLNTAATAVSGSFQGYDMTNVYDLAGKNAANWGTPFDLSELANNPLVTAGLLNLNDVRYVRLVDVVGSGLLYDASGNVIPGIARDSLGNPILDNWITYDSAGFDYLGLNVGSVGVVHSAPAPEPATLAIGVTGIVTVALVRLRRRVRSSRGAN; this comes from the coding sequence ATGATGATTTCAAAGCTTCCAGGTGTGCTGCTCGGTTGCTGTGTCATGGCCATGGCAACGGTCGGTAGCGCGGGCCCTTACGCAGGTATCTCGGGCGTTACGCCCGGCGCGCCGGACAATCCGATTCCACGCTCGGCCTTCACGACGTTCGAGAGTTCGGTCGTTAATTATTCTCCGGCGCCAGGTGTCGGCGCCGGCTTTCAGAATTACCAAACGGGAGTCGCTTCGCTGGGGGACCTTTATAGTCCGGTGCCGTCACCCACCGGCTCGAATACTCCGTTCAACAAGATCTACGCGCCGCAATCGGGCACAGAGCCCAATTCTTTCCACGATGGCTCGGCGGTGTTCAGTCCCTTCGACGGCAACGTGAACGATCCCAAGGATACGTACGGATTCATTGGCGTCGATCAGCCGGGATCGATCACGCTTGGGTTCGGCAACAACAAAATCGTGAACGGTCCAGGGGCGGATTTCGCCGTGTTCGAAAATGGTTTTCAATTTCCCAGCGGCAACAGCTTGTTGGCCGAGTTGGCATACGTGGAAGTTTCGAGCGATGGAACGGACTTTGCGCGATTCCCGTCAGTGTCGCTCAATACCGCGGCCACGGCCGTCAGCGGATCGTTCCAGGGGTACGACATGACCAACGTCTACGACCTGGCCGGCAAGAACGCCGCGAATTGGGGTACGCCCTTCGATCTGAGCGAGTTGGCCAATAACCCGTTGGTGACGGCCGGCCTGCTGAATCTTAACGACGTTCGCTACGTCCGGCTTGTGGACGTCGTGGGAAGTGGACTGCTGTACGACGCCAGTGGGAACGTCATCCCGGGCATCGCCCGCGATTCACTGGGGAATCCGATTCTCGACAATTGGATTACCTATGATTCGGCCGGCTTCGACTACCTGGGATTGAACGTCGGCTCGGTGGGCGTTGTGCATTCCGCGCCGGCGCCGGAACCCGCGACGCTTGCGATCGGGGTCACGGGAATCGTGACCGTGGCACTTGTTCGCTTGCGGCGGCGCGTCCGTTCGAGCCGTGGCGCGAACTAG
- a CDS encoding ankyrin repeat domain-containing protein, with product MQFLATNDPLALAVVEAIRGGHIDTLKRLLADHPGLAQTSIGGEADGRKPQQSRTLLHIVTDWPGHFPRGAETVAILVTAGANVNAQFIGPHTETPLHWAASCDDVSVLDALLDRGADIEARGAVIAGGTALADATAFGQWKAARRLVERGAKTTLWEASALGLLERIETMFSTAVPPTEEITRCFWGACHGGQQETAQYLLDRGADINWIGWDELTPLDAAGRAGANSLVAWLYHRGAKSAKELRGV from the coding sequence ATGCAATTTCTGGCAACAAACGATCCGCTGGCCCTCGCTGTGGTCGAGGCGATCCGTGGCGGCCACATCGACACTTTGAAGAGGCTACTCGCCGATCACCCTGGCTTGGCCCAAACGAGCATCGGGGGTGAGGCCGATGGCAGAAAGCCGCAACAATCGCGCACGTTGCTGCACATCGTGACCGATTGGCCGGGGCATTTTCCGCGTGGAGCGGAAACGGTGGCGATTCTGGTCACGGCCGGGGCCAATGTGAACGCCCAGTTCATTGGACCGCACACCGAAACGCCCTTGCATTGGGCCGCCAGTTGCGACGACGTGTCGGTACTCGATGCACTTTTGGATCGTGGCGCCGACATCGAGGCGCGCGGCGCCGTGATTGCCGGCGGAACGGCACTCGCCGATGCGACGGCATTCGGACAGTGGAAGGCCGCCCGCCGGCTGGTCGAGCGCGGCGCCAAAACGACGCTGTGGGAAGCGTCAGCCTTGGGACTGCTCGAACGGATCGAAACGATGTTCTCCACCGCAGTGCCGCCGACTGAAGAAATCACCCGCTGTTTTTGGGGCGCTTGCCACGGCGGTCAGCAAGAGACCGCCCAATATCTGCTCGATCGTGGTGCGGACATCAATTGGATTGGCTGGGACGAGCTAACGCCCTTGGATGCCGCAGGACGCGCCGGCGCCAATTCGCTGGTCGCCTGGCTCTATCACCGTGGAGCGAAATCCGCGAAAGAACTACGTGGCGTGTAA
- a CDS encoding MFS transporter, whose amino-acid sequence MTSDPTPAAEDPLSIEHDPYAALRERDFCLFLSGNFLWVLGFKMQTVAVGYEVFQRTGSPLALGLVGLVQILPVLALALIAGHVADRFDRRLIIMVTLACTVLASLGLAIVSLQGTEVWAIYLLVAIIGIARGFSQPARASLIPQIVSRHRFPNAITWSTGAFQLAFVLGPALGGLLIAAFAGGTAAVYLCHAAVAVIFFVLLALVRSRPVTTSGERMTLASLAAGAKFVWSQKVMLGALTLDLFAVLLGGAIALLPIYASDEILAVGATGLGWMEAAPALGAVIMTVIMAHRPPMERAGRAMLLSVAGFGVATIVFGFSRWLPLSIAMLFLSGALDNISVVIRHSLVQLLTPDAMRGRVSAINGMFIGASNELGAFESGVVADMAERWHRGAATIATSGDVAFGATFSVVAGGLGTLLVVALLFLRSPALRRYDRLVGSESEPEEATAIA is encoded by the coding sequence ATGACTTCTGATCCCACGCCTGCTGCCGAAGACCCGCTGTCGATCGAGCACGATCCGTATGCCGCGCTTCGCGAGCGCGATTTTTGCTTGTTCCTGTCCGGGAACTTTCTGTGGGTGCTCGGCTTCAAGATGCAAACCGTGGCAGTCGGCTACGAAGTCTTTCAGCGCACCGGGTCGCCGCTCGCGCTGGGACTGGTGGGGCTGGTGCAGATATTGCCCGTCTTGGCCTTGGCTTTGATTGCGGGGCACGTCGCGGATCGCTTCGACCGGCGGCTGATCATCATGGTCACGCTCGCCTGCACCGTCTTGGCCTCGCTGGGGTTGGCGATTGTTTCGCTGCAAGGGACCGAAGTCTGGGCGATCTACCTGCTGGTAGCGATCATCGGCATCGCGCGTGGCTTCTCGCAGCCAGCCCGCGCGTCGCTCATTCCGCAAATCGTCTCGCGCCATCGATTCCCCAACGCCATCACTTGGAGCACGGGGGCTTTTCAGTTGGCCTTCGTACTGGGGCCGGCCCTGGGAGGGTTGCTGATCGCAGCTTTTGCCGGCGGCACGGCAGCCGTGTATCTGTGCCATGCCGCGGTGGCGGTGATTTTCTTCGTGCTGCTCGCGCTCGTTCGTTCGCGCCCTGTGACCACTAGCGGCGAGCGCATGACGCTGGCCTCGCTCGCGGCCGGGGCGAAATTCGTGTGGTCTCAGAAAGTGATGCTGGGCGCTTTGACGCTCGATTTGTTCGCCGTCTTGCTCGGGGGCGCGATCGCCCTGCTCCCGATCTATGCTTCGGACGAAATTCTCGCTGTCGGCGCGACGGGGTTGGGTTGGATGGAAGCAGCGCCCGCCCTGGGCGCGGTCATTATGACGGTCATCATGGCGCATCGGCCCCCGATGGAGCGAGCCGGCCGGGCGATGTTGCTCTCTGTGGCCGGATTCGGTGTGGCGACGATCGTCTTTGGATTTTCGCGCTGGCTTCCGTTATCCATCGCCATGCTGTTTCTGTCCGGAGCGTTGGACAATATCAGCGTCGTCATTCGCCATTCCTTGGTGCAGTTACTGACGCCCGACGCCATGCGCGGGCGCGTCTCGGCCATTAATGGCATGTTCATCGGCGCTTCGAACGAGTTGGGTGCCTTCGAGTCGGGTGTCGTGGCCGACATGGCCGAACGGTGGCATCGTGGCGCGGCGACGATCGCCACGAGCGGAGACGTGGCCTTCGGTGCGACATTCTCGGTCGTTGCCGGTGGACTGGGAACGCTGCTGGTCGTGGCGCTTCTCTTCTTGCGTTCGCCGGCGCTGCGCCGCTACGACCGTCTGGTCGGCTCCGAGTCAGAGCCCGAAGAAGCAACGGCCATCGCCTGA
- a CDS encoding transcriptional regulator — protein MAKRMDSTDAAAITPGRFAYQGLERVLHEKARLGIMTSLVTRPEGLLFNELKRLCVLTDGNLSRHLDTLREAGLVELWKGFENKRPQTLCRLSRAGRDRFLKYLAELERVVRDAQISADHKAAAASLPAGWVPV, from the coding sequence ATGGCTAAGCGAATGGATTCAACAGACGCCGCTGCGATCACACCCGGGCGTTTTGCCTACCAGGGGCTCGAACGCGTACTGCACGAAAAAGCGCGACTGGGCATTATGACCTCGCTCGTCACACGGCCCGAGGGTTTGCTCTTCAACGAACTTAAGCGATTGTGCGTGCTGACCGACGGGAATCTGAGCCGGCACCTCGACACGCTGCGCGAAGCGGGGCTCGTCGAGCTGTGGAAAGGTTTTGAAAACAAACGACCGCAAACGCTGTGTCGGCTTTCGCGCGCCGGCCGCGATCGTTTTCTGAAGTACCTCGCCGAGTTGGAACGCGTCGTGCGCGACGCGCAAATCTCGGCCGACCATAAAGCCGCGGCGGCGTCGCTGCCTGCCGGCTGGGTTCCGGTTTGA
- a CDS encoding NADPH-dependent assimilatory sulfite reductase hemoprotein subunit has product MAEEKLSPVEIIKTGSNYLRGDIAQEMVDGNDHFGKDSTQLLKHHGTYQQDDRDARAGGRSEGALRADKEYSFMVRTKIPGGKLTSAQLLAELDLCDELGNSTLRITTRQGLQLHGVLKSHLKETIRRINDVQLSTLAACGDVERNIMCCPAPHRQDSVHDEMQKLADRLAEHLCPRSRAYHELWLTDTATGEETLAGGGSNGHEIEPIYGPTYLPRKFKTAIGLAGDNCVDLYANDLGLMAIPRDGRIIGYNVLVGGGFGVTPSAKKTFPALAKRMAFVTPEQVVDVATAIIKVQRDFGNRSDRKVARMKYLIADWGLEKFKAKVEEYYGAKLADPQPDDVVGFDDHLGWHEQGDGRWFYGLNVENGRVLDNEHLQLKTALREVCRRFSPNIRLTSHQSLLFTDVAAENRDAIEKILRDHGVKLSSDISAVRRWSMACVAWPTCGLSITEAERALPGVIDELEVELARLGLSQEVFTVRMTGCPNGCARPYNSDVGLVGKAAGKYTVLLGGRLLGNRMNVNYKDMVLAEDLVSTLVPVLAYFKQDRQPGETFGDFCHRKGVQDLQEWTAGYASQATA; this is encoded by the coding sequence ATGGTCGACGGCAATGACCATTTCGGCAAGGACAGCACGCAACTGCTCAAGCATCACGGCACGTATCAGCAAGACGACCGCGACGCACGGGCCGGTGGCCGGTCCGAAGGCGCTCTCCGCGCCGACAAAGAATACAGCTTCATGGTCCGCACCAAGATCCCCGGCGGAAAGCTGACCAGTGCGCAGTTGCTCGCCGAATTGGATCTGTGCGACGAGCTGGGCAACTCGACACTGCGGATTACGACGCGACAAGGCCTGCAACTGCACGGCGTGTTGAAGAGCCATTTGAAGGAAACGATTCGCCGCATCAACGACGTGCAGCTTTCGACGCTGGCCGCCTGCGGTGACGTCGAGCGCAACATCATGTGCTGCCCGGCGCCGCATCGCCAAGATTCGGTGCATGACGAGATGCAGAAGCTGGCCGACCGGCTGGCCGAGCATCTGTGCCCTCGCAGCCGGGCGTATCACGAATTGTGGCTCACCGACACCGCGACCGGTGAAGAGACATTGGCCGGCGGTGGATCGAATGGTCACGAGATCGAGCCGATCTACGGTCCGACCTACTTGCCGCGAAAATTCAAAACTGCGATCGGCCTGGCCGGCGATAACTGCGTCGACCTGTACGCGAACGATCTAGGACTGATGGCCATCCCGCGTGACGGTCGCATCATCGGCTACAACGTGCTGGTCGGCGGTGGTTTTGGCGTCACGCCCAGCGCGAAGAAGACGTTCCCGGCGCTCGCCAAACGCATGGCCTTTGTCACGCCGGAACAGGTCGTTGACGTGGCCACGGCGATCATCAAGGTGCAGCGCGACTTCGGCAATCGGTCGGATCGAAAAGTCGCGCGCATGAAGTACCTGATTGCCGACTGGGGCTTGGAAAAGTTCAAGGCCAAGGTCGAAGAGTATTACGGCGCCAAACTGGCCGACCCGCAGCCGGACGACGTCGTGGGCTTCGACGATCACCTGGGCTGGCACGAGCAAGGCGACGGCCGCTGGTTCTACGGCTTGAACGTCGAGAACGGCCGTGTCCTCGACAACGAACATCTGCAGTTGAAGACGGCGCTGCGTGAAGTCTGCCGTCGCTTCTCGCCCAATATTCGCCTCACCTCGCATCAGAGCCTGCTGTTCACCGACGTCGCCGCGGAGAATCGCGATGCGATCGAAAAGATCTTGCGCGATCATGGGGTGAAGCTGTCGAGCGATATCTCGGCCGTGCGCCGCTGGTCGATGGCATGTGTCGCGTGGCCCACCTGCGGATTGTCGATTACCGAGGCCGAGCGCGCTCTGCCCGGTGTGATTGATGAACTCGAGGTCGAGCTTGCGCGGCTGGGACTTTCGCAAGAAGTGTTCACGGTCCGCATGACCGGCTGCCCGAACGGTTGCGCACGCCCCTATAACTCGGACGTCGGTTTGGTGGGCAAAGCAGCGGGCAAGTACACCGTCTTGCTCGGCGGTCGCTTGCTGGGCAATCGCATGAACGTGAACTACAAGGACATGGTTCTGGCCGAGGACCTGGTCAGCACGCTTGTGCCAGTCCTTGCTTACTTTAAGCAGGATCGTCAGCCGGGCGAGACGTTCGGCGACTTCTGCCACCGCAAGGGAGTCCAGGACCTGCAAGAGTGGACAGCGGGCTACGCCAGCCAAGCCACGGCCTAA
- a CDS encoding di-trans,poly-cis-decaprenylcistransferase, whose product MQSNCPRKSLRHVAIIMDGNGRWAVRRGEPRTHGHEVGGEAVRRVVEAAPDLGIGTLTLFAFAAANWQRPASEIAALMRLFHEYLVNETELCCRKGVRLSLVGRRDRLPPSLRTTIAAAEQVTRQGTTLHLRLAIDYSSRETIVSVARRLAATKQLGEMSIDDFSRLVAADRGEQHETPDVDLVIRTGGERRLSDFLLWESAFAELYFTDRMWPEFTAEDLAAAMDDFEGRERRFGRISALPDALAPTV is encoded by the coding sequence ATGCAAAGCAATTGTCCGCGAAAATCGCTTCGCCATGTGGCCATCATTATGGACGGCAACGGACGCTGGGCCGTCCGCCGTGGCGAGCCGCGCACGCATGGACACGAGGTCGGAGGCGAGGCCGTCCGCCGCGTGGTCGAAGCGGCGCCGGACCTGGGGATCGGCACGCTGACACTGTTCGCCTTCGCGGCCGCCAACTGGCAACGGCCGGCCAGCGAGATCGCGGCGCTGATGCGATTATTCCACGAATATCTGGTCAACGAGACCGAATTGTGCTGCCGGAAGGGCGTTCGCCTTTCCTTGGTCGGGCGGCGTGACCGATTGCCCCCGTCGCTGCGCACGACGATCGCCGCGGCCGAGCAAGTGACGCGCCAGGGGACGACGCTGCACCTACGGCTGGCGATCGACTACTCCTCGCGCGAAACGATCGTGTCAGTCGCGCGACGTCTGGCTGCAACCAAGCAGCTTGGCGAGATGTCGATCGACGATTTCTCGCGCCTCGTCGCGGCTGACCGCGGCGAGCAACACGAGACGCCTGACGTTGACCTGGTAATTCGCACCGGGGGCGAACGGCGTTTGAGTGACTTTCTGTTGTGGGAAAGCGCTTTCGCCGAGCTGTATTTCACCGACCGGATGTGGCCGGAGTTCACCGCCGAGGACTTAGCCGCGGCGATGGATGATTTTGAAGGGCGCGAACGCCGCTTTGGACGAATCTCGGCATTGCCCGATGCACTGGCGCCCACAGTCTGA